Proteins from one Ketobacter alkanivorans genomic window:
- the dapC gene encoding succinyldiaminopimelate transaminase, which produces MNSDLQKLQPYPFEKLAQLFAGVKHEAGLPHIALSIGEPKHQSPAFVKDSIIHNIDKLAVYPTTKGLPELRKAISQWACKRFELGSEGLCPDTEVLPVNGTREALFAFAQVVADRHQAEPLIVSPNPFYQIYEGAAYLAGVEPHFLPCLPENGFVPDYDSVPESVWQRCQLLFLCSPGNPTGAVTDEATLHKLIALADQYDFVIASDECYSEIYFDETNPPVGLLQACKNLGRTDFKRCVVFHSLSKRSNLPGLRSGFVAGDADILAAFLKYRTYHGCAMPVQHQLASIAAWSDESHAQENRRIYQQKFSSVLNVLDGVLDVQRPDASFYLWPKTHIADTDFARGLFQQQHVTVLPGRYLSRTINTINPGENRVRMALVAPLEQCTEAAERIKQFVQSS; this is translated from the coding sequence ATGAATAGCGACCTACAAAAGCTGCAACCTTACCCTTTTGAAAAACTCGCCCAGTTGTTTGCTGGCGTAAAACACGAGGCTGGGCTGCCGCACATCGCCCTCTCTATTGGTGAACCCAAACACCAAAGCCCGGCATTTGTAAAAGACAGCATCATTCACAATATCGACAAACTGGCCGTGTACCCCACCACGAAAGGCCTGCCGGAATTGCGTAAAGCCATCAGTCAGTGGGCCTGTAAACGATTTGAACTGGGCAGCGAGGGCTTGTGCCCCGATACCGAGGTTCTGCCGGTCAACGGCACCCGTGAAGCGCTGTTTGCATTCGCCCAAGTGGTGGCTGATCGTCATCAGGCCGAACCACTGATTGTGTCTCCGAATCCGTTTTATCAGATCTACGAAGGCGCAGCGTATCTGGCTGGCGTAGAACCGCACTTTTTACCCTGCCTGCCGGAAAACGGTTTTGTACCTGATTACGATTCGGTGCCTGAGAGCGTCTGGCAACGTTGCCAATTACTGTTCTTGTGTAGCCCTGGCAATCCAACAGGGGCGGTAACCGACGAGGCGACTCTGCACAAATTGATTGCCTTGGCAGACCAGTATGACTTTGTCATCGCCTCCGATGAATGCTATTCCGAAATATACTTCGATGAGACCAACCCACCCGTTGGCTTGTTGCAGGCCTGTAAAAACCTGGGCCGCACCGATTTCAAACGCTGCGTGGTGTTTCACAGCCTGTCAAAACGATCCAACCTACCGGGCTTACGTTCCGGCTTCGTCGCAGGCGATGCAGATATCCTGGCTGCGTTTTTAAAGTATCGCACCTACCACGGTTGCGCCATGCCAGTGCAGCATCAATTGGCCAGCATCGCGGCCTGGTCTGATGAGAGCCACGCGCAGGAAAACCGTCGTATCTATCAGCAAAAATTCAGTTCCGTGTTAAATGTTCTGGATGGCGTACTGGATGTTCAACGACCTGATGCCAGCTTCTACCTTTGGCCAAAAACGCACATTGCCGATACCGACTTTGCCCGTGGACTGTTTCAACAACAACATGTCACGGTACTGCCCGGCCGCTATCTTTCGCGCACCATTAACACAATAAACCCGGGGGAAAACCGGGTCAGGATGGCCTTGGTTGCACCGCTTGAACAGTGCACTGAAGCTGCCGAACGAATCAAACAGTTTGTCCAGTCGTCTTAA